A genomic segment from Nicotiana tabacum cultivar K326 chromosome 9, ASM71507v2, whole genome shotgun sequence encodes:
- the LOC142163818 gene encoding uncharacterized protein LOC142163818: MCETFKIKHKNSIAYRLQMNGAVEAANKNIKIILRKIVDNYKQWHDKLPFALLGYRTTVRTSIGATPYLLVYGTEAVIPAKVEIPSLRIIQEAELSDAEWVQSRYEQLALIDEKIMNARSRRLTGLLMYYEVLKQASGIAFLNAWLYERASILALHYLRFEEEC; the protein is encoded by the exons atgtgtgaaactttcaagatcaagcataagaactcCATAGCATACAGGCtgcagatgaatggagctgtagaagctgccaacaaaaacatcaagataATACTAAGGAAAATTGTAgacaattacaaacaatggcacgacaaGCTGCCCTTTGCTCTTCTCGGGTATCgtaccacggttcgcacatcaatTGGGGCAACTCCATACCTGCTGGTCTACGGTACGGAAGCAGTTATCCCTGCcaaagtagaaattccttctctaagaatcatacaagaagctgagctcagcGACGCGGAATGGGTACAGAGCCGATATGAACAACTGGCTCTCATCGATGAAAAAataatgaatgca AGAAGTAGACGGCTCACAGGATTACTCATGTACTATGAAGTTCTAAAGCAAGCCTCTGGAATAGCTTTCTTGAATGCTTGGCTTTATGAACGAGCTTCCATTCTTGCTTTGCATTATTTGAGATTTGAAGAGGAATGTTAA